In the Euphorbia lathyris chromosome 5, ddEupLath1.1, whole genome shotgun sequence genome, one interval contains:
- the LOC136228906 gene encoding GDSL esterase/lipase At2g42990-like, translating to MSNISLISFSLLSLLLILLVGKTIAKIPAVIVFGDSSVDAGNNNVISTVLKSNFRPYGRDFDGGRPTGRFSNGRIPPDFISQAFGLKPAIPAYLDPMFTISDFATGVCFASAGTGYDNATSNVLNVIPLWKELEYYQDYQKKLRDFVGNDKANEIVGEALYLMSLGTNDFLENYYTFPTRRSQFTVKQYEDFLVRLAGKFIRELYNLGARKLSLTGVPPMGCLPLERSTNFMNHDCSQEYNNVALDFNAKLQALVSQLNKDLPAFNILFTSSVYDIFYDIIRRPSLYGFEVTGVACCATGTFEMSYLCNEHSITCPDANKYVFWDAFHPTQQTNQIISHHLIPILLSHFQ from the exons atgtcaaatATTAGTCTTATTTCCTTTTCCTTATTATCACTACTACTAATCCTACTTGTTGGTAAAACAATAGCAAAAATTCCAGCTGTGATAGTGTTTGGTGATTCATCAGTTGATGCTGGAAACAACAACGTAATTTCCACCGTCCTCAAGAGCAACTTCCGCCCTTATGGCCGAGATTTCGATGGCGGCCGCCCTACAGGACGTTTCTCCAACGGTCGGATCCCTCCTGACTTCATCTCTCAGGCATTTGGTCTCAAGCCAGCCATACCAGCTTACTTAGATCCTATGTTTACTATTTCGGATTTTGCGACCGGTGTTTGCTTTGCCTCCGCCGGCACCGGCTACGATAATGCTACTTCTAATGTTtta AATGTGATACCATTGTGgaaagaattagagtactaCCAAGATTACCAGAAGAAACTAAGAGATTTTGTTGGTAATGATAAGGCCAATGAGATTGTTGGAGAGGCTTTGTATTTAATGAGTTTAGGAACCAACGATTTCTTAGAGAATTACTACACATTTCCGacaagaagaagtcaatttacAGTGAAACAATATGAAGATTTTCTGGTTAGACTCGCCGGAAAATTCATTAGGGAATTGTACAATCTGGGAGCTAGGAAATTATCTCTAACAGGAGTTCCACCAATGGGATGTTTGCCTTTGGAGAGGTCAACAAATTTCATGAACCATGACTGCTCTCAGGAATATAACAATGTTGCTTTGGATTTTAATGCCAAATTACAAGCATTGGTTTCACAGCTTAATAAGGACCTTCCTGCTTTCAATATTCTCTTTACTTCTTCTGTTTATGATATTTTCTACGACATCATTAGAAGACCTTCTCTCTATG GATTCGAGGTGACAGGAGTAGCATGTTGCGCAACAGGAACATTTGAAATGAGTTACCTGTGCAATGAACATTCAATAACATGCCCAGATGCCAATAAATATGTATTTTGGGATGCCTTTCATCCTACTCAACAAACCAATCAAATCATTTCTCACCACCTTATTCCTATTCTTCTTTCTCACTTTCAAtga